In one window of Clavelina lepadiformis chromosome 4, kaClaLepa1.1, whole genome shotgun sequence DNA:
- the LOC143451494 gene encoding 4-galactosyl-N-acetylglucosaminide 3-alpha-L-fucosyltransferase FUT6-like, translating into MIRKAFVTAFIYSVLVILAVVLWSVYRTQTTTLYEHASSKQAQAIYQPAPIPVKHTSKKIDLQKPPLILYWGYPWHDKRSGEPEGQKIGICDTTYDRNRIVEADAIAFHYTTIRAEDLPWKYYRNPKQLFVWWSAEGPAILRHDGIKLEGYDGFFNWTWTYRRDADVARNYGYRGHVINSVAKGKKVVDELVAAKTDLAVWIVSGCDYTHGARMRMKYAKEMQEAGLNFTGYGKCFDRPVPRTKDFTYPHDTIKNYKFYLSFENALHCTDYITEKFWDNALRSGAVPVVWGPKKEDILRVAPLDSFIFVEDFKSPKDLVEYLLYLDKNDAEYRKFFSWREDESMTDEKLIKLTKTKYPNLDVQMSLKNFCDKLLENNHTKVISSLKKEFWDSNPSECLMP; encoded by the exons ATGATTAGGAAAGCGTTTGTGACCGCTTTTATATATTCTGTACTTGTGATATTGGCTGTTGTATTATGGTCCGTCTATAGAACACAGACTACTACACTCTATGAACATGCTTCATCAAAACAGGCCCAGGCTATATATCAGCCAGCGCCAATTCCAGTTAAACACACATCGAAAAAGATCGACCTGCAAAAACCTCCTCTAATTTTATATTGGGGATATCCTTGGCATGATAAACGCAGTGGAGAGCCAGAAGGACAAAAGATAGGCATTTGCGACACAACCTATGACCGAAATAGAATAGTTGAAGCAGACGCTATCGCTTTTCATTACACAACCATTCGTGCAGAAGACTTGCCTTGGAAATATTACAG AAATCCTAAACAGTTGTTTGTGTGGTGGTCAGCTGAAGGTCCTGCCATTTTGCGTCATGACGGAATAAAACTAGAAGGCTATGACGGTTTTTTCAACTGGACCTGGACCTACCGCCGAGATGCGGACGTTGCGCGTAATTACGGATATCGGGGTCACGTTATCAACTCTGTAGCGAAAGGAAAGAAAGTTGTCGATGAATTGGTCGCGGCAAAAACTGATTTAGCG GTTTGGATAGTTAGCGGATGTGATTACACACACGGTGCTAGAATGCGAATGAAATACGCAAAGGAGATGCAAGAAGCCGGTCTTAATTTCACAGGATACGGAAAATGCTTTGATCGACCTGTACCGAGAACCAAAGACTTTACTTATCCTCATGATActataaaaaattacaaattttatctGTCCTTTGAAAACGCGTTGCATTGCACTGACTACATCACTGAAAAGTTTTGGGACAACGCCTTGAGAAGTGGGGCCGTCCCAGTAGTTTGGGGACCAAAAAAGGAAGACATTCTTAGAGTTGCTCCTTTGGACTCTTTCATATTTGTCGAAGATTTTAAATCACCCAAGGACTTGGTCGAATATTTATTGTACTTGGATAAAAACGACGCAGAATACCGAAAGTTTTTCAGTTGGAGAGAAGATGAAAGCATGACTGATGAAAAACTGATCAAATTAACAAAGACGAAGTACCCTAACCTGGACGTGCAAATGTCACTGAAGAACTTTTGTGATAAACTATTGGAAAACAATCATACAAAAGTTATTTCTTCCCTGAAGAAGGAATTTTGGGATTCGAATCCCAGTGAATGCCTAATGccttaa
- the LOC143452084 gene encoding glutathione synthetase-like isoform X1, giving the protein MFSLCSKLEKENVNSLVESTRDLCVSKGILMRKRDGPSSTKTYMCVPCSLLPSPIPKDGFQLLTFLQPHINKLIHDVSQDDEFMSAAFKNVIKVDDFTKRLYDIYKASKASGKKSLDFGILRSDYMFQCIADKSGKELFVPKQIEINTIASGSVKLGSGLSSVHSDVLQYAKIKELTAHLPKNESLSRVAHGFFTAWKDYGNPNAIILILYNENKPNIFDQRAVEYAIYDLDEHIIVRRKTCWDLIASIALSPDGKLFVDDEEVAIVYFRVLYTADDYTGEQFWDVRLKVEMSRAILCPSIGYQLAGCKKMQEVLAKPDVLERFIDDVDVVQKLRSTFAGFYELEMNSDGNHAVQMALTNPDLYVLKPQLEGGGNNIYGEDIVTLLCEIGNDERRCAYILMEKICPIPLDNIFVTASGHQKVQAISELGIFGVILARGNDVIENYSAGHLLRSKSHEHNDGGISSGLAVLDSPFLV; this is encoded by the exons atgttTTCATTGTGTTCCAAattggaaaaagaaaatgtcaaCAGCTTGGTGGAAAGTACACGTGACCTTTGCGTTTCCAAAGGGATTCTTATGCGGAAAAGAGATGGCCCATCTTCAACAAAG ACATACATGTGTGTTCCATGTTCTTTGTTACCTTCACCTATCCCCAAAGATGGATTTCAACTCTTGACATTTTTACAACCTCACATCAATAAGTTGATACATGATGTTAGCCAGGACGATGAATTTATGTCAGCTGCTTTTAAGAA CGTTATCAAAGTTGATGATTTCACCAAGAGGCTGTATGATATTTACAAAGCTTCAAAGGCATCTGGTAAAAAG AGTTTAGATTTCGGGATTTTGCGATCTGATTACATGTTTCAATGCATTGCGGACAAGAGTGGAAAAGAACTTTTCGTTCCCaagcaaattgaaataaataccATTGCTTCAGGTAGCGTAAAACTTGGCAGTGGACTGAGTTCTGTCCATTCTGATGTCTTAcaatatgcaaaaataaaagaacttactgCTCATCTGCCTAAAAATGAAAGCTTAAGTAGAGTTGCCCATGGATTTTTCACCGCTTGGAAAGATTACGGCAACCCAAATGCCATTATCTTAATCTTATACAACgaaaataaaccaaacatttttgatCAACGAGCTGTGGAATATGCAATTTATGACCTCGATGAACACATCATAGTGAGAAGAAAGACATGTTGGGATCTTATTGCAAGCATCGCACTATCACCAGATGGCAAGCTCTTTGT TGACGACGAAGAAGTTGCCATCGTTTACTTTCGAGTTCTTTACACTGCAGACGATTACACCGGTGAGCAG TTTTGGGATGTTCGCCTCAAAGTCGAAATGAGTCGTGCCATACTTTGTCCCAGTATTGGCTACCAACTTGCCGGATGCAAAAAGATGCAAGAAGTCCTGGCAAAACCTGATGTTCTTGAAAGATTTATTGATGACGTCGACGTTGTCCAAAAATTAAGGAGCACTTTTGCTGGATTCTATGAGTTAGAAATg AATTCTGATGGCAACCATGCTGTGCAGATGGCTCTCACAAATCCTGACctttatgttttaaaaccaCAGCTGGAAGGAGGAG GGAACAACATTTATGGTGAAGATATAGTGACTTTACTCTGTGAGATTGGCAACGATGAAAGACGATGTGCTTATATTTTGATGGAAAAAATCTGCCCAATACCATTGGATAATATATTTGTTACTGCTAGTGGTCACCAAAAAGTACAAGCTATAAGCGAGTTAGGAATATTTGGTGTAATACTGGC ACGAGGAAATGATGTTATTGAAAATTATTCTGCTGGTCATCTTCTGCGTTCAAAGTCCCACGAACATAATGATGGAGGTATTAGTAGCGGCCTAGCCGTACTAGATTCACCCTTTCTTGTCTGA
- the LOC143452084 gene encoding glutathione synthetase-like isoform X2 gives MFSLCSKLEKENVNSLVESTRDLCVSKGILMRKRDGPSSTKTYMCVPCSLLPSPIPKDGFQLLTFLQPHINKLIHDVSQDDEFMSAAFKNVIKVDDFTKRLYDIYKASKASGKKSLDFGILRSDYMFQCIADKSGKELFVPKQIEINTIASVRRKTCWDLIASIALSPDGKLFVDDEEVAIVYFRVLYTADDYTGEQFWDVRLKVEMSRAILCPSIGYQLAGCKKMQEVLAKPDVLERFIDDVDVVQKLRSTFAGFYELEMNSDGNHAVQMALTNPDLYVLKPQLEGGGNNIYGEDIVTLLCEIGNDERRCAYILMEKICPIPLDNIFVTASGHQKVQAISELGIFGVILARGNDVIENYSAGHLLRSKSHEHNDGGISSGLAVLDSPFLV, from the exons atgttTTCATTGTGTTCCAAattggaaaaagaaaatgtcaaCAGCTTGGTGGAAAGTACACGTGACCTTTGCGTTTCCAAAGGGATTCTTATGCGGAAAAGAGATGGCCCATCTTCAACAAAG ACATACATGTGTGTTCCATGTTCTTTGTTACCTTCACCTATCCCCAAAGATGGATTTCAACTCTTGACATTTTTACAACCTCACATCAATAAGTTGATACATGATGTTAGCCAGGACGATGAATTTATGTCAGCTGCTTTTAAGAA CGTTATCAAAGTTGATGATTTCACCAAGAGGCTGTATGATATTTACAAAGCTTCAAAGGCATCTGGTAAAAAG AGTTTAGATTTCGGGATTTTGCGATCTGATTACATGTTTCAATGCATTGCGGACAAGAGTGGAAAAGAACTTTTCGTTCCCaagcaaattgaaataaataccATTGCTTCAG TGAGAAGAAAGACATGTTGGGATCTTATTGCAAGCATCGCACTATCACCAGATGGCAAGCTCTTTGT TGACGACGAAGAAGTTGCCATCGTTTACTTTCGAGTTCTTTACACTGCAGACGATTACACCGGTGAGCAG TTTTGGGATGTTCGCCTCAAAGTCGAAATGAGTCGTGCCATACTTTGTCCCAGTATTGGCTACCAACTTGCCGGATGCAAAAAGATGCAAGAAGTCCTGGCAAAACCTGATGTTCTTGAAAGATTTATTGATGACGTCGACGTTGTCCAAAAATTAAGGAGCACTTTTGCTGGATTCTATGAGTTAGAAATg AATTCTGATGGCAACCATGCTGTGCAGATGGCTCTCACAAATCCTGACctttatgttttaaaaccaCAGCTGGAAGGAGGAG GGAACAACATTTATGGTGAAGATATAGTGACTTTACTCTGTGAGATTGGCAACGATGAAAGACGATGTGCTTATATTTTGATGGAAAAAATCTGCCCAATACCATTGGATAATATATTTGTTACTGCTAGTGGTCACCAAAAAGTACAAGCTATAAGCGAGTTAGGAATATTTGGTGTAATACTGGC ACGAGGAAATGATGTTATTGAAAATTATTCTGCTGGTCATCTTCTGCGTTCAAAGTCCCACGAACATAATGATGGAGGTATTAGTAGCGGCCTAGCCGTACTAGATTCACCCTTTCTTGTCTGA